In one Bactrocera tryoni isolate S06 chromosome 5, CSIRO_BtryS06_freeze2, whole genome shotgun sequence genomic region, the following are encoded:
- the LOC120777503 gene encoding protein ECT2 isoform X2 — protein sequence MDAMETIDEQSKSEMSISPSPSPENLRICLVGDVVNDTETVEAARCFNVPVITSENGLDVLNDYEWRTFFVLKDFEGPIYDAIHRNKQCILGPPALKHAAESKDGLIRNARPVYNYSMRGVVTCFTGIRKKDELTRLVNLIHSMGGCIRKDMNSKITHLICSHSGGDKYQYAKTFRLTVVRPAWVYAAWERRDELQFRATTDDFSREHKLKAFEGQKICFFGFPADEHQHMVDVLLSNGGVPAELDDPECSHVVVDEHTTQAKPELKNHRTHILKSDWFWYTIQNGYADEMDYLFGDYLDSIANTPNTDRRDSLPISFNKRKRKRFSQRIQFEGTPIGSGKRRSSVSDAGLLSVSGSFFDCTTSPDKLEPGKLHNEVHIETPTVCESTPAKKSMRFNHFMDFFSTESNYVGILDTIVKLFKNPLEEIAETNDALLNKSEIKSIFNNFLPIHEVHQCMLESLRAIQGKWSEDCLIGDIILQHRDELTKAYPPYVNFFEQMKETLQQCDSQNPRFHAFLKINQTKPECGRQSLQDLMIRPVQRLPSISLLLNDILKHTNKNNPDYVKLEQALKAIKEVMMHINEDKRKTESRMAIFDIFNDIEGCPAHLVSSNRSFISKCEVTELSDNLSGRGDTLMLYLFSDTIEVCKKRSRAFNTAKSPSSTKSHKHVKLVSLNAIRFVIDITDSPRAFALLCRQDKEKLFSFTITDDETDKVVYLKLLCKQMAENACRTDTVSALLSRTSQELEVDISDVNLSTLSKAFKLAARTRQKVGRAFSFNKTPSKLKRAVSTMMTPPFGSTNSLTPASQLAQMRLASCANIHEAVDEEGNRSSSPSAQSEILLPPLSVQPMRKNKSSTMGVVGRL from the exons aaatgtCAATTTCACCTTCACCCTCGCCTGAGAATCTGAGGATCTGTCTGGTTGGCGATGTCGTTAACGATACAGAAACCGTGGAGGCTGCGCGCTGTTTTAATGTTCCTGTCATCACCTCCGAGAATGGCTTGGACGTGCTCAACGACTATGAGTGGCGCACCTTCTTTGTGCTGAAAGATTTCGAGGGTCCCATATACGATGCGATACACAGAAATAAACAGTG CATTTTGGGTCCACCTGCCTTGAAGCATGCTGCAGAATCTAAGGATGGACTCATACGCAACGCGCGACCCGTTTACAATTACTCAATGCGCGGCGTGGTGACGTGTTTTACAGGCATACGCAAGAAGGATGAGTTG ACGCGTCTCGTCAATCTCATACATTCGATGGGCGGTTGCATACGCAAAGACATGAATTCCAAGATCACACATCTAATTTGCAGTCACAGCGGCGGCGATAAGTATCA ATATGCAAAAACATTTCGTTTGACCGTGGTGCGACCGGCCTGGGTTTATGCCGCTTGGGAGCGACGCGACGAACTGCAGTTTCGTGCGACGACCGATGATTTTTCGCGCGAGCATAAACTGAAAGCATTTGAAGGTCAGAAGATTTGCTTCTTCGGCTTCCCCGCCGACGAGCATCAACACATGGTCGATGTGCTGCTCAGCAATGGGGGCGTGCCGGCGGAGTTGGATGATCCCGAGTGTTCGCATGTC GTTGTTGATGAGCACACCACACAAGCCAAGCCAGAGCTGAAAAATCACCGCACACATATTCTCAAGTCCGATTGGTTCTGGTATACCATACAGAATGGCTACGCGGACGAGATGGATTACCTCTTCGGCGAT TATTTGGACAGTATTGCGAATACGCCCAATACCGATCGTCGTGATTCACTGCCCATCAGTTTTAATAAGCGGAAACGGAAACGTTTTTCACAACGCATACAATTCGAAGGCACACCAATCGGGTCGGGCAAGCGTCGTTCGTCCGTCTCGGATGCCGGTCTTTTGTCGGTGTCGGGTAGCTTCTTCGATTGCACCACCAGCCCGGACAAGTTGGAGCCTGGCAAGTTACACAACGAAGTGCATATTGAAACGCCAACAGTTTGTGAATCGACGCCGGCGAAGAAATCGATGCGTTTCAATCATTTTATGGACTTCTTCAGCACCGAGTCCAACTATGTGGGCATATTAGACACAATAGTGAAG CTCTTCAAGAATCCACTCGAGGAAATTGCGGAAACCAACGACGCTCTACTCAATAAATCCGAGATCAAATCGATCTTCAACAATTTTCTGCCTATACACGAAGTGCATCAGTGCATGCTGGAGAGTTTGCGCGCGATACAGGGTAAATGGTCGGAGGATTGTTTAATTGGTGATATCATATTGCAGCATCGTGATGAGCTAACGAAGGCGTATCCACCGTATGTGAACTTTTTCGAACAAATGAAGGAAACACTGCAACAATGTGATAGTCAAAATCCACGTTTCCATGCGTTTCtaaaaatcaatcaaacaaAACCGGAATGCGGTCGGCAGAGCTTGCAGGATCTAATGATACGCCCCGTGCAAAGACTGCCGAGCATTAGTTTGTTGTTGAACG ACATTTTAaagcacacaaacaaaaacaatcccGACTATGTTAAACTTGAGCAGGCACTCAAAGCCATCAAGGAGGTCATGATGCATATTAACGAGGACAAACGGAAGACGGAATCGCGCATGGCGATATTTGATATCTTCAATGACATTGAGGGTTGTCCG GCTCATTTAGTTTCCTCGAATCGTAGTTTCATTTCCAAGTGCGAAGTAACGGAACTCTCTGATAATCTTAGCGGTCGTGGCGATACGCTCATGTTGTACTTATTCTCCGACACAATAGAGGTGTGTAAAAAGCGTTCGCGTGCCTTCAATACGGCGAAATCGCCGAGCTCTACAAAATCACACAAACACGTGAAGTTGGTGTCACTGAATGCGATACGTTTTGTCATTGACATCACCGACAGTCCGCGCGCTTTCGCCTTACTTTGCCGCCAAGATAAGGAGAAGCTCTTCTCGTTCACCATAACCGATGATGAAACGGATAAGGTGGTGTATTTGAAGTTGCTGTGCAAGCAGATGGCGGAGAACGCTTGTCGCACGGACACGGTCAGCGCATTACTGAGTCGCACCTCACAGGAGTTGGAAGTGGATATCAGTGATGTGAATTTGAGCACTTTGTCGAAGGCGTTCAAGTTGGCGGCGCGTACGCGTCAAAAG GTGGGCCGTGcattttcatttaacaaaacTCCCTCGAAGCTAAAGCGAGCCGTCTCCACGATGATGACACCCCCCTTTGGCAGCACAAACTCATTAACGCCCGCCTCGCAACTGGCGCAAATGCGTTTGGCCAGTTGTGCAAATATACAC GAGGCGGTCGATGAGGAGGGTAACCGCAGCAGTTCACCTTCAGCTCAATCGGAAATATTGCTGCCACCACTTTCCGTGCAACCGATGCGCAAAAATAAGTCCTCGACGATGGGTGTTGTGGGGCGTCTTTAG
- the LOC120777503 gene encoding protein ECT2 isoform X1, giving the protein MDAMETIDEQSKSEMSISPSPSPENLRICLVGDVVNDTETVEAARCFNVPVITSENGLDVLNDYEWRTFFVLKDFEGPIYDAIHRNKQCILGPPALKHAAESKDGLIRNARPVYNYSMRGVVTCFTGIRKKDELTRLVNLIHSMGGCIRKDMNSKITHLICSHSGGDKYQYAKTFRLTVVRPAWVYAAWERRDELQFRATTDDFSREHKLKAFEGQKICFFGFPADEHQHMVDVLLSNGGVPAELDDPECSHVVMPNTGGYFLETMTNTCNSPKPQPILTNPQSHPQPSTPKRLYKTETVETTSTKKSTEANSEAAALVVTMPPSVAIDKTEGKSVNEKEPEKRIATANADRQMDVDDACSTEQLVDTPEAEDFVDPDNNVDDGNDDDDDGDYFDERLVVDYDRNKALQHGSPLPEGVDIDDPEDAMPVGQQNASTPQKPPAPTALATPSKYDINANSSGAELETENVKSLTSDDLNENASTPIKTTNVTAVDNADPNKSTTDGIILTKETFHNPNNISPILNAMPEATVTAAKPTSTLQIPNLIVTANSSPENEPSPMEVEAEAYDMNADVEEEDFGGLNELKRKRESFDSISLMSVESFALPNSTKKPKLLRTGSITRSIRRSMSFVAVRTPISKMLRPRRSSVALDGAPNDEDGCNADDSFCSIASIESTFNESIRKPVKEKFRSLRNRITRSSSKKDKHNLHAQPITPEKDEKYEREMPNSGFKTPKAPAKFLSAAAKAIGTPKSFAKHALLSAPLPSTSTLASNKLASAGLECSKSPIAAAVVPPSVDTPTAATYITPATLSLPHSPPPMLNSKLIANQEIIQQNTQLHTPAQAQTLENVQCKRELMQSAAVGRSLMVVDEHTTQAKPELKNHRTHILKSDWFWYTIQNGYADEMDYLFGDYLDSIANTPNTDRRDSLPISFNKRKRKRFSQRIQFEGTPIGSGKRRSSVSDAGLLSVSGSFFDCTTSPDKLEPGKLHNEVHIETPTVCESTPAKKSMRFNHFMDFFSTESNYVGILDTIVKLFKNPLEEIAETNDALLNKSEIKSIFNNFLPIHEVHQCMLESLRAIQGKWSEDCLIGDIILQHRDELTKAYPPYVNFFEQMKETLQQCDSQNPRFHAFLKINQTKPECGRQSLQDLMIRPVQRLPSISLLLNDILKHTNKNNPDYVKLEQALKAIKEVMMHINEDKRKTESRMAIFDIFNDIEGCPAHLVSSNRSFISKCEVTELSDNLSGRGDTLMLYLFSDTIEVCKKRSRAFNTAKSPSSTKSHKHVKLVSLNAIRFVIDITDSPRAFALLCRQDKEKLFSFTITDDETDKVVYLKLLCKQMAENACRTDTVSALLSRTSQELEVDISDVNLSTLSKAFKLAARTRQKVGRAFSFNKTPSKLKRAVSTMMTPPFGSTNSLTPASQLAQMRLASCANIHEAVDEEGNRSSSPSAQSEILLPPLSVQPMRKNKSSTMGVVGRL; this is encoded by the exons aaatgtCAATTTCACCTTCACCCTCGCCTGAGAATCTGAGGATCTGTCTGGTTGGCGATGTCGTTAACGATACAGAAACCGTGGAGGCTGCGCGCTGTTTTAATGTTCCTGTCATCACCTCCGAGAATGGCTTGGACGTGCTCAACGACTATGAGTGGCGCACCTTCTTTGTGCTGAAAGATTTCGAGGGTCCCATATACGATGCGATACACAGAAATAAACAGTG CATTTTGGGTCCACCTGCCTTGAAGCATGCTGCAGAATCTAAGGATGGACTCATACGCAACGCGCGACCCGTTTACAATTACTCAATGCGCGGCGTGGTGACGTGTTTTACAGGCATACGCAAGAAGGATGAGTTG ACGCGTCTCGTCAATCTCATACATTCGATGGGCGGTTGCATACGCAAAGACATGAATTCCAAGATCACACATCTAATTTGCAGTCACAGCGGCGGCGATAAGTATCA ATATGCAAAAACATTTCGTTTGACCGTGGTGCGACCGGCCTGGGTTTATGCCGCTTGGGAGCGACGCGACGAACTGCAGTTTCGTGCGACGACCGATGATTTTTCGCGCGAGCATAAACTGAAAGCATTTGAAGGTCAGAAGATTTGCTTCTTCGGCTTCCCCGCCGACGAGCATCAACACATGGTCGATGTGCTGCTCAGCAATGGGGGCGTGCCGGCGGAGTTGGATGATCCCGAGTGTTCGCATGTC gTCATGCCTAATACTGGTGGTTATTTTCTCGAAACCATGACTAACACTTGCAATTCACCCAAGCCCCAGCCCATATTAACTAACCCACAATCCCATCCCCAACCATCAACACCAAAGCGTCTCTACAAAACTGAAACCGTTGAGACGACGTCGACAAAAAAATCAACGGAAGCCAATAGTGAAGCAGCCGCATTGGTTGTGACAATGCCGCCAAGCGTAGCCATTGATAAGACTGAAGGAAAGAGTGTAAATGAAAAGGAGCCTGAAAAGAGAATAGCAACTGCGAACGCCGATCGCCAAATGGATGTGGATGATGCGTGTTCGACGGAGCAGCTCGTTGACACACCTGAAGCAGAGGACTTTGTTGACCCTGATAATAATGTTGATGATggtaatgatgatgatgatgacggtGATTACTTTGATGAACGCCTGGTCGTGGACTATGATCGAAATAAGGCGCTGCAACATGGCTCGCCGCTGCCCGAAGGCGTCGATATAGACGATCCCGAAGATGCGATGCCAGTCGGGCAGCAGAATGCAAGCACACCGCAGAAGCCGCCAGCACCAACAGCTCTTGCAACGCCGTCCAAGTATGACATTAATGCTAATTCGAGTGGAGCGGAGTTGGAAACAGAAAATGTTAAATCCTTAACGAGTGATGACCTCAATGAAAATGCAAGCAcaccaataaaaacaacaaacgttACAGCTGTTGACAATGCAGACCCTAATAAAAGCACCACTGACGGTATTATACTCACGAAAGAGACGTTTCATAATCCAAATAATATTTCGCCCATATTAAATGCAATGCCAGAGGCAACGGTGACCGCTGCAAAACCCACAAGTACTTtacaaataccaaatttgataGTCACTGCCAACTCATCGCCCGAAAACGAGCCGTCACCGATGGAGGTTGAGGCGGAGGCGTACGATATGAACGCCGACGTTGAAGAAGAAGATTTCGGCGGCTTGAATGAGTTGAAGCGCAAACGCGAAAGTTTCGATAGCATTTCACTAATGTCGGTGGAATCTTTTGCGCTGCCGAATAGTACGAAAAAACCGAAACTCTTACGTACCGGCTCCATAACACGTTCCATACGCCGTTCGATGAGCTTTGTCGCCGTGCGCACACCCATCTCGAAAATGTTGCGTCCACGTCGCAGTTCGGTGGCGCTCGATGGTGCACCCAACGATGAAGATGGCTGCAATGCGGATGATTCCTTCTGCTCAATCGCTTCTATAGAGAGCACTTTCAACGAATCGATACGTAAGCCGGTTAAGGAGAAATTTCGGAGTCTACGCAATCGCATAacgcgcagcagcagcaaaaaagACAAACATAATTTGCATGCGCAGCCGATTACGCCGGAGAAGGATGAGAAATATGAGCGTGAAATGCCGAATAGTGGCTTCAAGACACCCAAAGCACCGGCGAAATTCCTCAGCGCCGCCGCAAAGGCAATTGGCACACCAAAGTCGTTCGCCAAACATGCGCTACTCTCCGCACCATTGCCCTCAACATCAACATTGGCATCAAATAAGCTGGCAAGTGCTGGCTTGGAATGTTCTAAGTCGCCCATTGCAGCTGCAGTTGTGCCGCCGTCAGTTGATACCCCCACAGCTGCCACTTACATAACACCTGCTACCTTGTCATTGCCGCATTCGCCTCCGCCTATGCTAAATTCAAAGTTAATAGCTAATCAGGAAATCATCCAGCAAAATACGCAACTTCATACGCCGGCTCAAGCTCAAACGCTGGAAAACGTTCAGTGTAAACGCGAACTTATGCAAAGCGCTGCCGTCGGACGTTCTTTAATG GTTGTTGATGAGCACACCACACAAGCCAAGCCAGAGCTGAAAAATCACCGCACACATATTCTCAAGTCCGATTGGTTCTGGTATACCATACAGAATGGCTACGCGGACGAGATGGATTACCTCTTCGGCGAT TATTTGGACAGTATTGCGAATACGCCCAATACCGATCGTCGTGATTCACTGCCCATCAGTTTTAATAAGCGGAAACGGAAACGTTTTTCACAACGCATACAATTCGAAGGCACACCAATCGGGTCGGGCAAGCGTCGTTCGTCCGTCTCGGATGCCGGTCTTTTGTCGGTGTCGGGTAGCTTCTTCGATTGCACCACCAGCCCGGACAAGTTGGAGCCTGGCAAGTTACACAACGAAGTGCATATTGAAACGCCAACAGTTTGTGAATCGACGCCGGCGAAGAAATCGATGCGTTTCAATCATTTTATGGACTTCTTCAGCACCGAGTCCAACTATGTGGGCATATTAGACACAATAGTGAAG CTCTTCAAGAATCCACTCGAGGAAATTGCGGAAACCAACGACGCTCTACTCAATAAATCCGAGATCAAATCGATCTTCAACAATTTTCTGCCTATACACGAAGTGCATCAGTGCATGCTGGAGAGTTTGCGCGCGATACAGGGTAAATGGTCGGAGGATTGTTTAATTGGTGATATCATATTGCAGCATCGTGATGAGCTAACGAAGGCGTATCCACCGTATGTGAACTTTTTCGAACAAATGAAGGAAACACTGCAACAATGTGATAGTCAAAATCCACGTTTCCATGCGTTTCtaaaaatcaatcaaacaaAACCGGAATGCGGTCGGCAGAGCTTGCAGGATCTAATGATACGCCCCGTGCAAAGACTGCCGAGCATTAGTTTGTTGTTGAACG ACATTTTAaagcacacaaacaaaaacaatcccGACTATGTTAAACTTGAGCAGGCACTCAAAGCCATCAAGGAGGTCATGATGCATATTAACGAGGACAAACGGAAGACGGAATCGCGCATGGCGATATTTGATATCTTCAATGACATTGAGGGTTGTCCG GCTCATTTAGTTTCCTCGAATCGTAGTTTCATTTCCAAGTGCGAAGTAACGGAACTCTCTGATAATCTTAGCGGTCGTGGCGATACGCTCATGTTGTACTTATTCTCCGACACAATAGAGGTGTGTAAAAAGCGTTCGCGTGCCTTCAATACGGCGAAATCGCCGAGCTCTACAAAATCACACAAACACGTGAAGTTGGTGTCACTGAATGCGATACGTTTTGTCATTGACATCACCGACAGTCCGCGCGCTTTCGCCTTACTTTGCCGCCAAGATAAGGAGAAGCTCTTCTCGTTCACCATAACCGATGATGAAACGGATAAGGTGGTGTATTTGAAGTTGCTGTGCAAGCAGATGGCGGAGAACGCTTGTCGCACGGACACGGTCAGCGCATTACTGAGTCGCACCTCACAGGAGTTGGAAGTGGATATCAGTGATGTGAATTTGAGCACTTTGTCGAAGGCGTTCAAGTTGGCGGCGCGTACGCGTCAAAAG GTGGGCCGTGcattttcatttaacaaaacTCCCTCGAAGCTAAAGCGAGCCGTCTCCACGATGATGACACCCCCCTTTGGCAGCACAAACTCATTAACGCCCGCCTCGCAACTGGCGCAAATGCGTTTGGCCAGTTGTGCAAATATACAC GAGGCGGTCGATGAGGAGGGTAACCGCAGCAGTTCACCTTCAGCTCAATCGGAAATATTGCTGCCACCACTTTCCGTGCAACCGATGCGCAAAAATAAGTCCTCGACGATGGGTGTTGTGGGGCGTCTTTAG